The genomic segment GTAGTCGCCGCCGCGGCTGAGCCAGAGCGCTTTGCCCGTCTCGAGCCGCAGCATGTCATCCCCCACACTTAACCATAAAGGACGAAGTGGCATCTGCCTGCTTCGTCCTTTTCCGGCAATAGCATGAGCCTCAACGCCTGAGCACCTGCAAGCTGTACGCCCGCCCGAAGAGCGGCGCAAGCACACGCCACAGCGTCCCGTTCGCCGCTTCAGCCTGCGACATCGCCTCCGGACCGCCGACATCGACGGGGTCGAGCCCGATATCGGCAGCCAGTCCGGCGACAGACGCCACCGCGGACGGATCGTCCCCATAGAGGAACGCCGTCGCGCGGCCCGCTTCGTACCGCGGCTCGGCGAGCACCTCCCACGGCAGCGTGTGAAACGCGCGGACGATCCGCGCGCCCGGCGCGAGACGCCGAACCTCGGCGTCCGCGGACGCGCCGTCGAACCGATTGACGCAGTTGATCAGGATCCTGCCGCCGAGGTCGCCGGCAGGCGCCAGCGCTTGCTCCACGTGCT from the Cohnella hashimotonis genome contains:
- a CDS encoding NADPH-dependent F420 reductase yields the protein MKIASIGSGQIGGTLGKRWAEHGHEVTFGSRDPHGERMSALLAEAGPNARAGTVREAAASGEAILLAVRPEHVEQALAPAGDLGGRILINCVNRFDGASADAEVRRLAPGARIVRAFHTLPWEVLAEPRYEAGRATAFLYGDDPSAVASVAGLAADIGLDPVDVGGPEAMSQAEAANGTLWRVLAPLFGRAYSLQVLRR